From the genome of Methylomonas sp. UP202, one region includes:
- a CDS encoding MdtA/MuxA family multidrug efflux RND transporter periplasmic adaptor subunit has product MTNPTPIDASIRRRSRWYWRGALSTLCVIGILVYLQFGQAAPDTKAERGSKNRPPFGERPDAPAVVAIQSADSGDFPVYLHALGTVTALRTVTVKSRVDGELVKVNFSEGQMVKAGDLLAEIDPRPFQVQLQQAQGQLTRDQALLQNAELDRARYQTLLEQDSIAAQQTVTQESQVKQYRGNVEMDQALVDNAKLQLGYAKLTAPISGRVGLRQVDQGNLVRAGDANGLVVITQLQPISVVFTLPEDKLPDVVKRYREGRDIGIEAYDRAGKTKLADGKLIALDNQIDPTTGTLKLKAQFDNREQTLFANQFVNIRMHLDTLRGVTQIPSAALQHDSQGAFVYVVDAENIAHLRRVEPGPSEGEKVAIEKRIAPGETLIVTGIDRVKDGGVVDVAEKDGQAVAARPELQPKPADESGQRRRRG; this is encoded by the coding sequence ATGACTAACCCAACCCCCATCGATGCTTCTATCCGGCGCCGCTCTCGCTGGTATTGGCGCGGCGCACTTTCTACCCTCTGCGTGATCGGTATTCTGGTCTATCTGCAATTCGGTCAGGCCGCGCCCGATACTAAAGCCGAGCGCGGCTCCAAAAACCGGCCGCCGTTCGGCGAGCGGCCGGACGCACCGGCTGTCGTGGCCATCCAATCCGCCGATAGCGGCGATTTTCCGGTGTATTTGCACGCGCTAGGCACTGTCACCGCGCTACGCACCGTCACCGTCAAGTCGCGCGTTGACGGCGAACTGGTGAAAGTGAACTTCAGCGAAGGGCAAATGGTTAAAGCCGGCGATCTGTTGGCCGAAATCGACCCGCGTCCGTTTCAAGTACAATTGCAGCAAGCCCAGGGCCAGCTGACCCGCGACCAGGCCTTGCTGCAAAACGCCGAACTGGACCGGGCCCGCTATCAAACCTTGCTGGAACAGGATTCGATTGCCGCCCAACAAACCGTCACCCAAGAATCCCAGGTCAAACAATATCGCGGCAATGTCGAAATGGACCAGGCCCTGGTCGATAATGCCAAACTGCAACTCGGTTACGCCAAACTGACCGCGCCGATTTCCGGCCGGGTCGGCTTGCGGCAAGTGGACCAAGGCAACCTCGTCAGAGCCGGCGATGCCAACGGCTTGGTGGTGATTACCCAACTGCAACCGATCAGCGTGGTGTTTACCTTGCCGGAAGACAAGCTGCCGGACGTGGTAAAACGCTATCGAGAAGGCCGGGACATTGGCATCGAAGCTTACGACCGCGCCGGGAAAACCAAGCTGGCCGACGGCAAACTGATCGCACTGGACAATCAAATCGATCCGACCACCGGCACCCTAAAATTGAAGGCCCAATTCGACAACCGCGAGCAAACCCTGTTCGCCAACCAGTTCGTCAATATCCGCATGCATCTGGACACCTTGCGCGGCGTCACTCAAATACCGAGCGCCGCGCTGCAGCACGACAGTCAGGGCGCCTTTGTCTACGTGGTCGATGCCGAAAACATCGCTCATCTGCGCCGGGTGGAACCGGGGCCCAGCGAAGGCGAAAAGGTCGCGATCGAGAAGCGGATTGCGCCGGGCGAAACCTTGATCGTTACCGGCATCGACCGGGTCAAGGATGGTGGAGTGGTCGATGTCGCCGAAAAAGACGGTCAGGCAGTGGCGGCAAGGCCGGAACTACAGCCCAAGCCGGCAGACGAATCCGGCCAACGTCGGCGGCGCGGTTAA
- a CDS encoding alkaline phosphatase family protein, whose product MLATGALLSTVASSADLSRIEHILVIYLENRSFDNVFGLFPGANGLSNAQSAPPQIDEFGRPYGTLPPIRSDGKNDERFPADLANAPFDIGRYISPNQRHPDLTHRFFIHQMQINAGRNDRFAQLSSAGGLTQGYYNLAGTALWQYAKEFTLADHFFQAAYGGSFLNHQWLICACTPRFENAPDEMLHWQADPATGKPVGDPSVTSDGYAVGTIQPFFPPHDDKHPERRLPIQTAPTIGDRLSDKGVSWAWYAGGWDDAVAGRDLGDNFQYHHQPFIYYANYAPNSAGRAEHLRDKQRLFADLKTGFPQVAFYKPVGRSNQHPGYSSILEADRDVRDVVEAIRASPIWSSTAIVITYDEYGGLWDHVAPPEGDRWGPGTRIPAVVVSPFAKKHYIDHTRYDTTAILKLIETRFGLAPLGERDANSEGLLGAFE is encoded by the coding sequence ATGTTAGCGACCGGCGCGCTGCTGTCTACGGTGGCATCGTCCGCCGATTTATCGCGCATCGAGCACATCCTGGTGATCTATCTGGAAAATCGCAGTTTCGACAATGTGTTCGGCCTGTTCCCCGGCGCCAACGGCCTCAGCAACGCCCAATCGGCACCGCCGCAAATCGACGAATTCGGTAGGCCCTACGGCACGCTGCCGCCGATTCGCAGCGACGGCAAAAACGACGAGCGCTTCCCGGCCGATCTCGCCAACGCCCCATTCGATATAGGCCGTTACATCAGCCCCAACCAACGTCACCCGGATCTGACTCACCGGTTTTTCATCCACCAGATGCAAATCAACGCCGGCCGTAACGACCGTTTCGCGCAATTATCGTCGGCCGGCGGACTGACCCAAGGCTACTACAATCTGGCCGGTACGGCGCTGTGGCAATATGCCAAGGAGTTCACGCTGGCCGACCATTTTTTCCAGGCGGCTTACGGCGGCTCGTTTTTAAATCATCAATGGCTGATCTGCGCCTGCACGCCGCGTTTCGAAAATGCGCCGGACGAAATGTTGCACTGGCAGGCAGACCCGGCCACCGGCAAGCCGGTCGGCGATCCCAGCGTCACCAGCGACGGCTACGCGGTCGGCACGATACAACCGTTTTTCCCACCGCACGACGACAAACACCCCGAACGGCGTCTGCCGATACAAACCGCGCCAACCATCGGCGATCGCCTGTCGGACAAGGGCGTGAGTTGGGCCTGGTATGCTGGCGGTTGGGACGACGCCGTGGCCGGCCGCGACCTTGGCGACAACTTTCAGTACCACCACCAACCCTTTATCTACTACGCCAACTACGCGCCGAACAGCGCCGGCCGCGCCGAGCATTTGCGCGACAAACAGCGCTTGTTCGCGGACCTGAAAACCGGCTTTCCGCAAGTCGCGTTTTACAAACCGGTCGGGCGCAGCAACCAACACCCCGGCTACTCCAGCATCCTGGAAGCCGACCGGGATGTTCGCGACGTGGTCGAAGCAATTCGCGCCAGCCCGATCTGGTCCTCCACCGCCATCGTCATCACCTACGACGAATACGGCGGTTTGTGGGATCACGTCGCCCCACCCGAGGGCGACCGTTGGGGACCCGGTACGCGGATTCCGGCCGTCGTGGTTTCGCCGTTCGCGAAAAAACACTACATCGACCACACTCGCTACGACACGACGGCCATCCTAAAGCTGATCGAAACCCGCTTCGGCCTGGCGCCGCTCGGCGAACGAGACGCCAACTCGGAAGGCTTGCTGGGCGCGTTCGAATGA
- the ppk2 gene encoding polyphosphate kinase 2 — MGKKKSERPNYKDVLRQLQVELVKLQSHIIKHGDKILILFEGRDAGGKDGTIKRIIQHLSPRETRVVALGKPSDRDLGSWYFQRYTEHLPAAQEMVLFNRSWYNRAGVERVMGFCSDADYHEFIETVAHYEQLLVRSGIKLFKYYLDISKEEQKKRLKARLDDPLKQWKISPIDKAAQKHWRQYSEARNIMFARTHHLSAPWTVVRADDKQAARVNIIKDLLSRLDYKGRDEELILPDGNIVFNYEESYLHNGMIAP, encoded by the coding sequence ATGGGCAAAAAGAAATCCGAACGACCGAATTACAAGGACGTGCTGCGGCAGTTGCAGGTAGAACTGGTCAAACTGCAAAGCCATATCATCAAGCACGGCGATAAGATTTTGATCCTGTTCGAGGGCCGGGACGCCGGTGGCAAGGACGGCACCATCAAGCGCATCATTCAGCATCTGAGCCCGCGCGAGACTCGAGTGGTGGCCTTGGGCAAACCGTCGGATCGCGACCTGGGGAGCTGGTATTTTCAGCGCTATACCGAGCATCTGCCGGCCGCGCAAGAAATGGTGCTGTTCAACCGCAGTTGGTACAACCGGGCCGGCGTGGAACGGGTCATGGGATTTTGCAGCGACGCCGATTACCACGAGTTCATCGAAACCGTCGCGCATTACGAGCAATTGCTGGTGCGTTCCGGCATCAAGCTATTTAAGTACTATCTGGATATCAGTAAGGAAGAGCAAAAAAAGCGTCTGAAGGCGCGGCTGGACGATCCGCTGAAACAATGGAAGATCAGCCCGATCGACAAAGCCGCCCAAAAGCATTGGCGCCAATACAGCGAGGCGCGCAACATCATGTTCGCCCGGACCCATCATCTATCGGCACCCTGGACCGTGGTGCGCGCCGACGACAAGCAGGCGGCGCGCGTCAACATTATCAAGGATTTATTGTCGCGACTGGATTACAAGGGCCGCGACGAGGAACTGATCTTGCCGGACGGCAATATCGTCTTCAACTACGAAGAAAGCTATTTGCATAACGGCATGATCGCGCCTTAG
- a CDS encoding CmpA/NrtA family ABC transporter substrate-binding protein has protein sequence MTYRTTFAPKSLIAALATLIAAGLAGSAWAAGKPEKEDLKFGFIKLTDMAPLAVAAEKGFFEDEGLFVQLEAQANWKVVMDRVVNGELDGSHMLAPAPLAASIGFGTKADIVTAFSMGFNGNAITISNDIWKQMKPNVPMDGGKPVHPIKADALKPVVDKYKAEGKPFNMAMTFPAGSHNLKLRYWLAAGGIHPGFYAPPQDISGQINADALLSVTPPPQMPATLESGTIFGYCVGEPWNQQAVFKGIGVPVITDEELWKDTPEKVFGVTKTWADKYPNTYLAVTKALIRASIWLDAENNKNRKEAIEMLSQKQYVGADVEVLAASMNGSFEYEKGDKRSLPDFNTFFRHGASYPSYGSAVWYLTQLRRWGMINEAKPDNWYLETAKNVYRPDIYLAAAKELVAEGKAKAEDFPADTAIKPSQNFFIDKVPFDANKPNDYLAKFAIGLKGKQTVSGGKVVD, from the coding sequence ATGACTTATCGCACGACATTCGCTCCGAAATCTCTGATCGCGGCCTTGGCTACGCTGATCGCCGCCGGCCTGGCCGGTTCGGCCTGGGCGGCCGGCAAGCCGGAAAAAGAAGACCTGAAATTCGGCTTCATAAAACTGACCGACATGGCGCCGTTGGCCGTCGCCGCCGAGAAAGGCTTTTTCGAGGACGAAGGCCTGTTCGTGCAACTGGAAGCCCAAGCCAATTGGAAAGTGGTAATGGACCGGGTCGTCAACGGCGAACTGGACGGTTCGCACATGCTGGCGCCGGCGCCGCTGGCGGCCAGCATCGGCTTCGGCACCAAGGCCGACATCGTGACTGCCTTCAGCATGGGTTTTAACGGCAACGCCATCACCATTTCCAACGACATCTGGAAGCAAATGAAGCCCAACGTGCCGATGGACGGCGGCAAACCGGTTCACCCGATCAAAGCCGACGCGTTAAAACCGGTCGTGGACAAATACAAGGCCGAAGGCAAGCCGTTCAACATGGCGATGACCTTCCCGGCCGGCTCGCACAATCTGAAACTGCGCTACTGGCTGGCGGCCGGCGGCATCCATCCCGGTTTCTACGCACCGCCCCAAGACATTTCCGGCCAGATCAACGCCGACGCACTGCTGTCGGTAACGCCGCCGCCGCAAATGCCGGCCACTCTGGAATCCGGCACCATCTTCGGCTATTGCGTCGGCGAACCATGGAATCAGCAAGCGGTATTCAAAGGCATCGGCGTGCCGGTGATCACCGACGAGGAACTGTGGAAAGACACGCCGGAAAAAGTCTTCGGCGTCACCAAGACCTGGGCCGATAAATACCCAAACACCTATCTGGCGGTGACCAAGGCGCTGATCCGCGCCTCGATCTGGCTGGACGCCGAGAACAACAAAAACCGCAAGGAAGCCATCGAAATGCTGTCGCAAAAACAATACGTCGGCGCCGACGTCGAGGTACTGGCGGCCAGCATGAACGGCAGCTTCGAGTACGAGAAAGGCGACAAGCGTTCGCTACCCGACTTCAACACCTTTTTCCGCCACGGCGCCAGCTATCCATCCTACGGCAGCGCGGTCTGGTATCTGACCCAATTGCGCCGCTGGGGCATGATCAACGAAGCCAAACCGGACAACTGGTATCTGGAAACCGCGAAAAATGTCTACCGCCCCGACATTTATCTGGCCGCGGCGAAGGAGCTCGTCGCCGAAGGCAAGGCCAAGGCCGAGGACTTTCCGGCCGACACCGCCATCAAGCCTTCGCAAAACTTCTTCATCGACAAAGTACCGTTCGATGCCAATAAGCCCAACGATTATCTGGCCAAGTTCGCGATCGGCTTGAAAGGCAAACAAACAGTTTCCGGCGGCAAGGTCGTCGACTAA
- a CDS encoding ABC transporter permease, producing MTNKLIKFFNITGLTWFVPLVKIAAGENPAQQLRQLFLVMGVPMIAFALFLGLWSVSASGVNTSLGTIPGPVAVWDEVGGLIAEHTAEQTKKAEFYQRQAQRNKEKLAEDPKADIKTRPYTGKPTYLDKILTSLRTVFAGFVIATLIAVPIGILCGMSPVLNTAFNPLIQIFKPVSPLAWLPIVTLVVSAAYVTTDDSWFEKSFITSAITVTLCSLWPTLINTAVGVSSIDRDLVNVGKVLRLDWMTQIKRIILPSALPFIFTGMRLSLGVGWMVLIAAEMLAQNPGLGKFVWDEFQNGSSNSLSRIMVAVFTIGFIGFALDRIMHSLQNLFSFQKV from the coding sequence ATGACTAACAAACTCATCAAATTCTTCAACATCACCGGCCTGACCTGGTTCGTGCCGCTGGTCAAAATCGCCGCCGGCGAAAATCCGGCCCAACAACTGCGGCAACTGTTCTTGGTAATGGGCGTGCCGATGATTGCCTTCGCGCTGTTTCTGGGACTGTGGAGCGTGTCGGCCTCCGGTGTCAATACCAGCCTGGGCACGATTCCAGGTCCGGTCGCGGTGTGGGACGAAGTCGGCGGTCTGATAGCCGAACACACCGCCGAACAAACCAAGAAGGCCGAGTTCTACCAGCGCCAAGCCCAGCGCAATAAGGAAAAGCTGGCCGAAGACCCCAAAGCCGACATTAAAACCCGGCCTTACACCGGTAAACCGACCTATCTCGACAAAATCCTGACCAGTCTGCGCACCGTGTTCGCCGGCTTCGTCATCGCGACCTTGATCGCGGTGCCGATCGGTATCCTGTGCGGCATGAGCCCGGTGCTCAATACCGCCTTCAATCCGTTGATCCAGATTTTCAAACCGGTATCGCCGTTGGCCTGGCTGCCCATCGTCACGCTGGTGGTCAGCGCCGCCTACGTGACGACCGACGACTCCTGGTTCGAGAAATCCTTCATCACCTCGGCGATTACCGTGACCTTATGCTCGCTATGGCCGACGCTGATCAACACCGCCGTCGGCGTGTCGTCCATCGATCGCGACCTGGTCAACGTCGGCAAGGTATTGCGGCTGGACTGGATGACCCAGATCAAGCGCATCATTCTGCCGTCGGCCCTGCCCTTCATTTTCACCGGCATGCGCTTGTCGCTGGGCGTGGGCTGGATGGTGCTGATCGCCGCCGAAATGCTGGCGCAGAATCCGGGTCTGGGTAAGTTCGTTTGGGACGAGTTCCAAAACGGCAGTTCCAATTCGCTAAGCCGCATCATGGTGGCGGTGTTCACGATCGGCTTCATCGGCTTCGCGCTGGACCGCATCATGCACTCGTTGCAAAACCTATTCTCTTTCCAAAAAGTGTAA
- a CDS encoding ABC transporter ATP-binding protein — protein sequence MNAPAKIIELSMQKTATNQPANDARAPLVELKNVCKSYGEGRSKTSILKDINLDIQEGEFIAIVGFSGSGKTTLVSLIAGLIRADAGELLKNGAAIREPGPDRGVVFQNYSLMPWLTVYENVALAVDAIFKDWTPAQRRAHAEKYVKMVNLGRAMDKRPAELSGGMRQRVNVARALAANPDILLLDEPLSALDALTRGNLQDEILQIWEQDKKTVILITNDVDEAIYMADRVIPLKPGPDATFGPDFVIDLERPRDRAALNHDPEFKRLRAEITRYLMDIGLQKAQAEVGDRVKLPDVRPNTSNDWKLDTSALKPSQTDLGKARYLEFANLSKIYPTPDGNSTVKVVDGFDLRMKKGEFVSIIGHSGCGKSTVLSMTAGLNDISEGGIILDNREIDGAGPDRGVVFQAPSLFPWLTAFDNVMLGVDKVYPHASQDERDDIVEYYLTRVGLADSMFKKAADLSNGMRQRVGIARAFALSPKLLLLDEPFGMLDSLTRWELQEVLMEVWERTHVTAIVVTHDVDEAILLADRVVMMTNGPHAKIGKIQDIDLPRPRSRKALLEHPDYYRYRESLLTFLAECDHTH from the coding sequence ATGAATGCCCCCGCCAAAATCATCGAACTTTCCATGCAAAAAACCGCGACCAACCAACCCGCCAACGACGCGCGCGCGCCGCTGGTCGAATTGAAAAATGTCTGTAAATCCTACGGCGAGGGCCGGAGCAAGACCTCGATCCTGAAAGACATCAATCTGGACATACAAGAAGGTGAATTCATCGCCATCGTCGGCTTTTCCGGCAGCGGCAAAACCACGTTGGTGTCGCTGATCGCCGGCCTGATCCGGGCCGACGCCGGCGAGTTGCTGAAAAACGGCGCGGCGATCCGCGAACCCGGACCGGACCGAGGCGTGGTGTTTCAAAACTATTCGCTGATGCCGTGGCTGACCGTTTACGAAAACGTGGCGTTGGCCGTCGATGCGATCTTCAAGGACTGGACGCCGGCGCAACGCCGCGCCCACGCCGAAAAATACGTCAAGATGGTCAATCTGGGCCGAGCCATGGACAAGCGCCCGGCCGAACTGTCCGGCGGCATGCGCCAACGGGTCAATGTCGCCCGCGCCTTGGCAGCCAACCCCGATATTTTATTGCTGGACGAACCGCTCAGCGCGCTGGACGCTCTGACGCGCGGCAACTTGCAGGACGAGATTCTGCAAATCTGGGAGCAGGACAAGAAGACCGTCATTCTGATCACCAACGACGTCGACGAAGCCATCTACATGGCCGACCGGGTGATCCCGCTGAAACCCGGCCCTGACGCCACCTTCGGCCCGGATTTCGTCATCGATCTGGAACGGCCGCGCGATCGCGCCGCGTTGAACCACGATCCGGAGTTCAAACGTCTGCGTGCCGAAATCACCCGCTATCTGATGGACATCGGCCTGCAAAAAGCCCAAGCCGAAGTCGGCGACCGGGTCAAGCTGCCGGACGTGCGTCCGAACACCAGCAACGACTGGAAACTCGATACCTCGGCGCTCAAGCCCAGCCAAACCGATCTGGGTAAGGCCCGCTATCTGGAGTTCGCCAACCTGTCGAAAATCTATCCGACCCCGGACGGCAACAGCACCGTCAAGGTGGTCGACGGTTTTGACTTGCGGATGAAAAAAGGCGAATTCGTGTCGATCATCGGCCATTCCGGTTGCGGTAAATCCACAGTGTTGTCGATGACCGCCGGCCTCAACGATATTTCCGAAGGCGGCATCATTCTGGATAACCGCGAAATCGACGGTGCCGGCCCGGATCGCGGCGTGGTGTTTCAGGCGCCGAGTTTGTTTCCGTGGCTGACCGCGTTCGACAACGTGATGCTGGGTGTGGACAAAGTCTATCCACACGCCAGCCAGGACGAGCGCGACGACATCGTCGAATACTACTTAACCCGAGTGGGCCTGGCCGACTCGATGTTCAAGAAAGCCGCCGACCTGTCCAACGGCATGCGCCAACGAGTCGGCATTGCCAGGGCCTTCGCGCTGTCGCCGAAACTGCTGTTGCTCGACGAACCCTTCGGCATGCTGGATTCGCTAACCCGCTGGGAATTGCAGGAGGTGTTGATGGAAGTGTGGGAACGCACCCACGTCACCGCCATCGTCGTCACCCATGACGTCGACGAAGCGATTCTGCTGGCCGACCGGGTGGTGATGATGACCAACGGACCGCACGCCAAGATCGGCAAGATACAAGACATCGATCTACCGCGGCCGCGCAGCCGCAAGGCGCTGCTGGAGCATCCGGACTACTACCGTTACCGGGAAAGCCTGCTGACCTTTCTGGCGGAGTGCGACCACACCCATTAG
- a CDS encoding alginate export family protein: MFKSTHILPAGVLAIAGAGTPAQADITKEVEDALNFYHYGSNGAVKMDLNYRWENVDQDKGPIIPGKAPKRVETANANTARLRLGLLSPTFYDFQAYAEYEGNYALQEDYDQGGTTLNRHRDYSLIADPDRSELNQFWLSYKGIADTLIKVGRQRIKFDDDRFIGNVGWRQMESTYDSVLVTHNNQTLFGLTVNAGYLDHVQNIFGETDTLNAPVLNLNYKVGDWGNLIGYGYWLDFRERANYAKSSQTYGLRFDGKSPQFFDTVNFLYTAEWGKQSNYADNPNHYQADRINLMGGLSAFNLTLQGAMEQLNGYGLNKTFNTPLGTNHAFQGWADLFINPLGNATLGQGIRDVFATASYKAMNDTLIVTGMYHDFYDDTGGVEYGSEWDFSILKKFGKHYSLLAKYANFNTENAAFTDTQKIWLQANVSF, from the coding sequence ATGTTCAAATCCACACACATCTTGCCGGCCGGCGTGCTGGCGATCGCCGGAGCCGGCACGCCGGCCCAAGCCGACATCACCAAGGAGGTGGAGGACGCGCTGAATTTTTACCACTACGGCAGTAACGGCGCCGTCAAAATGGATTTGAACTACCGCTGGGAAAACGTCGATCAGGACAAAGGCCCCATCATCCCCGGCAAGGCGCCGAAACGGGTGGAAACCGCGAACGCCAATACCGCCCGCTTACGCTTGGGCCTGCTGTCGCCGACTTTTTACGATTTCCAAGCCTACGCCGAATACGAAGGCAATTACGCGCTACAGGAGGACTACGATCAGGGCGGCACGACGTTGAACCGTCACCGCGACTACTCGCTGATCGCCGACCCTGACCGTAGCGAGCTCAACCAGTTCTGGCTCAGTTACAAGGGCATCGCCGACACCTTGATCAAGGTCGGCCGGCAACGCATCAAATTCGACGACGACCGCTTCATCGGCAACGTCGGCTGGCGGCAAATGGAGTCGACCTACGACTCGGTGCTGGTTACTCACAACAACCAAACCCTGTTCGGCTTAACCGTCAACGCCGGTTACCTGGACCACGTGCAAAACATTTTCGGCGAAACCGACACCTTGAACGCGCCGGTGCTGAATCTGAATTACAAAGTCGGCGATTGGGGTAACCTGATCGGTTACGGCTATTGGCTGGACTTCCGCGAGCGCGCCAATTACGCCAAATCCTCGCAAACCTACGGCCTGCGCTTCGACGGCAAATCGCCGCAGTTCTTCGATACCGTGAATTTTCTGTACACCGCCGAATGGGGCAAGCAATCCAATTACGCCGACAACCCCAACCATTACCAGGCCGACCGCATCAACCTGATGGGCGGTCTATCGGCTTTCAACCTGACCTTGCAAGGCGCGATGGAACAGCTGAACGGTTACGGATTGAACAAGACCTTCAACACGCCGTTGGGCACCAACCACGCCTTCCAGGGCTGGGCCGATTTGTTCATCAATCCGTTGGGCAACGCCACCTTGGGCCAGGGTATCCGCGACGTGTTCGCCACCGCCAGCTATAAGGCGATGAACGATACGTTGATCGTCACCGGCATGTATCACGATTTCTACGACGACACCGGCGGCGTCGAATACGGCAGCGAGTGGGATTTCTCGATTTTGAAAAAATTCGGCAAGCACTACTCGCTGCTGGCCAAGTACGCCAATTTCAACACCGAAAACGCCGCGTTTACCGATACCCAGAAAATCTGGCTGCAGGCCAACGTCAGTTTTTAA
- a CDS encoding FAD-dependent oxidoreductase: MKPKLVVVGNGMAGMRTVEQLLQIAPDLYDITVFGAEPHGNYNRIMLTPVLYGAKNFADIVIHDFDWYRSRAITLHCGPAKTVVAIDRTRRQVIARDGTTADYDKLLIATGSLPLLLDIPGRDCDGVMGFRDIADVETMIAKSARRRHAVVLGGGLLGLEAANGLLKRGMQVTVVNRADHLLNRQLDAQAGEFLRRHLAETGMEFQLGATIAAIVSRAGHVVEVELDNGQKLPADLLVMATGIRPNIGLAEAAGLECRRGIVVDDAMQTSDPAVYSVGECIEHRGELFGLVAPVYEQARICADQLAGGTGSYRTGFAATMLKVTGIDLFSVGDFDGDADSETLRFVDYGLGIYKKVVLRGDVPIGVILYGDTGDANGYLRLVRDGVPVSDRRRRLLFGGATTAEAA; this comes from the coding sequence ATGAAACCGAAACTCGTCGTCGTCGGCAACGGCATGGCCGGCATGCGGACCGTCGAACAACTGCTGCAAATCGCCCCCGACCTTTACGACATCACCGTATTCGGCGCCGAACCGCACGGCAACTACAACCGCATCATGCTGACGCCGGTACTGTACGGCGCGAAAAATTTCGCCGACATCGTGATCCACGACTTCGACTGGTACCGGAGCCGCGCCATCACGCTACATTGCGGTCCCGCCAAAACCGTGGTCGCCATCGACCGGACGCGACGCCAAGTCATAGCGCGCGACGGCACGACGGCGGACTACGATAAACTGCTGATCGCCACCGGTTCGCTACCGCTGCTGCTGGACATTCCGGGTCGCGACTGCGACGGCGTGATGGGCTTTCGCGACATCGCCGACGTCGAGACGATGATCGCCAAATCGGCCCGGCGCCGTCACGCGGTGGTGCTGGGCGGCGGCCTGCTGGGACTGGAAGCGGCCAACGGCTTGTTGAAACGCGGCATGCAAGTCACCGTGGTCAACCGCGCCGACCACTTGCTGAACCGGCAACTCGACGCCCAGGCCGGCGAATTCCTGCGCCGGCACCTGGCCGAAACCGGCATGGAATTCCAACTCGGCGCCACGATCGCGGCGATTGTCAGCCGCGCCGGCCACGTCGTCGAGGTCGAACTGGACAACGGTCAAAAACTACCCGCCGATTTGCTGGTGATGGCTACCGGCATTCGGCCGAATATCGGGCTGGCCGAGGCCGCCGGCCTGGAATGCCGGCGCGGCATCGTTGTCGACGATGCGATGCAAACCAGCGATCCGGCCGTGTACTCGGTCGGCGAATGCATCGAACATCGCGGCGAATTGTTCGGCTTGGTGGCGCCGGTCTACGAACAAGCCAGAATCTGCGCCGACCAACTGGCCGGCGGCACGGGCAGCTATCGGACCGGTTTCGCCGCGACCATGTTGAAAGTCACCGGCATCGATTTATTTTCGGTTGGCGACTTCGACGGCGATGCCGACAGCGAAACCCTGCGCTTCGTCGATTATGGCCTCGGCATCTATAAAAAAGTGGTACTGCGCGGCGACGTGCCGATCGGCGTGATTCTGTACGGCGATACCGGCGATGCCAATGGCTATCTGCGCTTGGTCCGCGACGGCGTGCCGGTGAGCGACAGACGCCGGCGCTTACTGTTTGGCGGCGCGACAACCGCCGAGGCCGCCTGA